In uncultured Cohaesibacter sp., a genomic segment contains:
- a CDS encoding CpaD family pilus assembly protein — protein MVKQTRIKPMHQARPHGKTGLLLRGAALAACALVLVACESKREITGSVTQDYHQRHPITLQQSARVIDVPVGMHSEKLTPSSQSAIAAFARDFRRDRAAVVQVMVPSGANNEMNASYMAREIRTSLMREGVKPAQIDLFPYTAAAATDAPIRLAYPRVEAKTLACGVHPETPTDGYENLQNFDFGCTTQQNLAVVVANPQDLIQPRGWEARDAMRRSSVTESYRNGDPTWSEDLDSNSGTSSEVKK, from the coding sequence ATGGTTAAACAGACGCGGATCAAGCCAATGCATCAGGCAAGACCACATGGCAAGACGGGGCTCCTACTCAGGGGGGCGGCTCTGGCGGCTTGCGCCCTCGTGCTGGTGGCCTGTGAGTCCAAGAGGGAAATAACCGGATCGGTCACGCAGGATTATCATCAGCGCCATCCGATCACCCTGCAGCAGTCTGCGCGGGTGATTGATGTTCCCGTTGGCATGCATAGCGAAAAACTGACCCCGTCGTCCCAGTCGGCGATTGCCGCCTTTGCCCGTGATTTCCGTCGCGACCGGGCAGCAGTGGTGCAGGTCATGGTCCCTTCGGGGGCCAACAATGAAATGAACGCCAGCTACATGGCGAGGGAAATTCGTACCAGTCTGATGCGTGAGGGTGTAAAGCCTGCGCAGATCGATCTGTTCCCTTATACTGCGGCGGCTGCGACCGATGCGCCGATCCGTCTTGCCTACCCGCGGGTCGAGGCAAAGACGCTGGCCTGTGGCGTCCATCCTGAAACGCCGACAGATGGATATGAAAACCTGCAGAACTTTGACTTTGGCTGCACCACCCAGCAGAATCTTGCGGTAGTTGTTGCCAATCCTCAGGATCTGATCCAGCCACGCGGCTGGGAGGCACGCGATGCCATGCGCCGGTCTTCCGTGACCGAAAGCTATCGCAACGGCGATCCGACCTGGTCCGAAGATCTTGATTCAAACTCCGGTACGAGCTCGGAGGTGAAAAAATGA
- a CDS encoding type II and III secretion system protein family protein, whose translation MHFGKCVVRSMVAGVIAVASLTAVALVTPGSGAFAGSEMSIKAASANGRAIEVGLNKSVVIETPRDVRDVLVSSPTIADAVVRTPRRVYVLGMQIGQANVILFDGNGNQIASFDINVARDNASLAALLRRMIPSSDIRVDGVGEGVALSGTVEKPGDAERAMDLAASYVGDRKKVNNYISVQAGEQVQIRVTVAEVERTVVKQLGINVGGSLQRGIFSTSGAISNPFSVALQNLSENSLKMTLGGAANNFTGTLEAMERNGLIRTLAEPNLTAISGEKADFLAGGEYPIPSGYENGNISIEYKPYGIALSFRPIVISENRISLQIKSEVSEISSDQTVTLGSADYQITVPGLRTRRSSTTLELPSGGTMAMAGLLRDDVRKNIDGFPYLKDLPILGALFRSRDYKRNQTELVFFVTPYIVKPVAKSKTALPTQNVQPSSDMNDIFLGALTRRYDMSGGGRHGIKYNGRFGYSYE comes from the coding sequence GTGCATTTCGGAAAATGTGTTGTGCGGAGCATGGTTGCCGGGGTGATCGCAGTTGCCAGTCTGACGGCCGTTGCTCTGGTGACGCCGGGCTCCGGAGCCTTTGCCGGCTCTGAGATGAGCATCAAGGCAGCCAGTGCCAATGGGCGCGCCATTGAGGTGGGGCTTAACAAATCCGTCGTCATCGAGACGCCGCGTGATGTACGTGATGTGCTGGTTTCCAGCCCGACAATCGCTGACGCTGTCGTGCGGACGCCGCGCCGGGTCTATGTGCTGGGCATGCAGATCGGTCAGGCAAACGTCATTCTGTTTGACGGCAATGGCAACCAGATCGCCAGCTTCGACATCAATGTCGCACGCGACAATGCCTCTCTTGCCGCTCTGCTGCGTCGCATGATTCCGTCCTCCGACATCCGTGTTGATGGGGTTGGCGAGGGTGTGGCCCTGTCCGGTACGGTCGAGAAGCCCGGTGATGCGGAAAGGGCCATGGATCTGGCTGCAAGCTACGTGGGTGACCGCAAGAAAGTCAACAATTACATCTCGGTACAGGCCGGTGAGCAGGTGCAGATCCGTGTAACCGTTGCTGAGGTCGAGCGCACGGTGGTCAAGCAGTTGGGCATCAACGTCGGCGGGAGCTTGCAGCGCGGCATCTTCTCGACGTCCGGCGCCATCAGCAACCCATTCTCTGTCGCATTGCAGAATCTTTCGGAAAACTCTCTCAAAATGACCTTGGGGGGGGCGGCAAACAATTTCACCGGAACGCTGGAAGCCATGGAGCGCAACGGCCTTATCCGGACATTGGCCGAACCGAACCTCACTGCGATCTCAGGTGAGAAGGCCGACTTTCTGGCCGGCGGTGAATACCCGATCCCTTCGGGATACGAGAACGGCAATATCTCGATTGAATACAAGCCCTATGGTATTGCCCTTTCTTTCCGGCCCATTGTCATATCGGAAAACCGCATCAGTCTGCAGATCAAGTCCGAGGTCTCGGAAATTTCGTCGGATCAGACCGTCACTCTTGGGTCTGCCGACTACCAGATTACTGTTCCGGGCCTCAGAACCCGCCGGTCCTCGACCACTCTTGAGCTGCCTTCCGGCGGCACGATGGCGATGGCCGGTCTGCTGCGCGACGATGTGCGCAAGAATATCGACGGCTTCCCCTATCTCAAGGACCTGCCGATTCTTGGTGCCCTGTTCCGCTCACGCGACTACAAGCGCAACCAGACGGAACTGGTGTTCTTCGTAACGCCTTACATCGTAAAGCCAGTCGCCAAATCAAAGACGGCGTTGCCTACCCAGAATGTCCAGCCATCGTCGGACATGAACGATATTTTCCTTGGCGCCCTGACCCGTCGCTATGACATGTCGGGCGGCGGCCGACACGGTATCAAATACAACGGCCGCTTTGGCTACAGTTATGAGTGA
- the cpaB gene encoding Flp pilus assembly protein CpaB — protein sequence MKLARIAVIVVALVAGLFALVLAKSLGTKTEVVEVQPAAPAETIDLTEVLTASRNVSLGESFTADLFTWRKWPKASTAPGYITRDARPEADSELVGAVARGSFLEGEPINEGKLAIGGKGMMSSVLPKGYRAAATPISAATSAGGFILPKDKVDVILTQQSNKNVSSETILTNVRVLAIDQTTEEKDGVKVVVGETATLELLPQQVETLTSAQAEGSISLVLRSLEDADDNTEVSDANSGTIILVRSGTMTKRTVKQ from the coding sequence ATGAAACTAGCGCGTATTGCTGTCATTGTTGTTGCACTGGTCGCAGGACTGTTCGCGCTGGTCCTGGCCAAATCGCTTGGCACCAAGACAGAGGTTGTGGAAGTCCAGCCCGCAGCTCCGGCCGAGACAATTGATCTCACCGAAGTGCTGACCGCATCCAGAAATGTGTCACTGGGCGAAAGCTTCACGGCGGATCTGTTCACCTGGCGCAAATGGCCCAAGGCGAGCACGGCTCCGGGCTATATCACCCGCGATGCCCGGCCGGAAGCCGACAGTGAACTGGTTGGCGCCGTTGCGCGTGGGTCCTTTCTGGAAGGCGAACCGATCAACGAAGGCAAGCTGGCAATCGGCGGCAAGGGCATGATGTCTTCTGTGCTGCCCAAAGGCTATCGCGCGGCTGCCACGCCCATATCCGCAGCGACCAGCGCCGGGGGGTTCATTCTACCCAAGGACAAGGTGGATGTGATCCTCACCCAGCAGAGCAACAAGAATGTCTCCTCTGAAACAATTTTAACCAATGTTCGCGTTCTCGCCATCGACCAGACCACCGAGGAAAAAGACGGGGTCAAGGTTGTCGTTGGCGAAACCGCCACGCTGGAGCTTCTGCCCCAACAGGTGGAAACGCTAACTTCGGCACAAGCCGAAGGGAGCATCTCGCTGGTGCTGCGCTCGCTGGAGGATGCGGATGACAATACCGAAGTTTCCGACGCCAATAGCGGTACGATCATTCTGGTCCGCTCCGGCACGATGACGAAGAGGACGGTGAAGCAATGA
- a CDS encoding prepilin peptidase, translating into MMNTLFGWGLILFAPLVFAYAASSDLLSMRISNRLALTFLAAFPLFAYGIGMSWEDGAAHLGVGLLTFVVVYVLWMSKCIGGGDAKFAAVAAVWMGPEFTILFFALTSIYGAILAIAFILMRSRFLPGFMVKMDWVMRLHTVKRIPYGLALAAAGLQIYSMSDWMATGIKLAVS; encoded by the coding sequence ATGATGAACACCTTGTTTGGCTGGGGCCTCATATTGTTTGCTCCCCTTGTATTTGCCTATGCTGCCAGTTCTGATTTGCTCAGCATGCGCATTTCCAACCGGCTGGCGCTGACCTTTCTTGCCGCATTCCCGCTCTTTGCCTACGGTATTGGTATGAGCTGGGAAGACGGGGCTGCGCATCTGGGCGTTGGGCTTCTGACGTTTGTCGTTGTCTATGTGCTATGGATGTCCAAGTGCATCGGTGGCGGCGATGCCAAATTCGCAGCTGTGGCCGCAGTCTGGATGGGGCCAGAATTCACGATCCTGTTTTTCGCTCTCACCTCGATCTATGGCGCCATCCTAGCGATTGCCTTTATCCTGATGCGGTCGCGCTTTTTGCCCGGCTTCATGGTCAAGATGGATTGGGTGATGCGTCTACATACAGTCAAGCGCATTCCCTATGGTCTTGCTCTGGCTGCTGCCGGCTTGCAGATCTATTCCATGTCGGACTGGATGGCTACCGGAATCAAGCTGGCGGTTTCCTGA
- a CDS encoding Flp family type IVb pilin yields the protein MKKFSHFLKDESGATAIEYALLAGLIGVGIVASVTLLRDAIIALFTRIGTQLGAIAP from the coding sequence ATGAAAAAGTTTTCTCACTTTCTTAAAGACGAATCCGGTGCGACCGCTATCGAATACGCTCTTCTCGCTGGTCTGATCGGTGTGGGCATCGTTGCTTCTGTCACCCTTCTGAGGGATGCGATCATTGCCTTGTTCACTCGTATCGGAACCCAACTTGGTGCAATTGCTCCTTGA
- a CDS encoding pilus assembly protein N-terminal domain-containing protein yields the protein MKLAKAVYAIIAVGFLTVVHSALAEQSYPMIDVKLDRAKVMRVSRPAAMVIIGNPSIADATIKDSQTLIITGKQYGTTNLIVLDSAGEPIADELLSVSSALESTVTVYKGADRVTLHCNPDCEPVYRIGDKAERLNELAQSVSVYNKGAQEQPASPELK from the coding sequence ATGAAGCTCGCCAAAGCAGTCTACGCAATAATTGCAGTCGGCTTTCTTACAGTGGTTCATTCCGCTCTGGCAGAACAGTCCTATCCGATGATCGACGTCAAGCTCGACAGGGCCAAGGTCATGCGTGTTTCGCGGCCCGCCGCCATGGTTATCATCGGCAACCCGTCCATCGCGGATGCCACCATCAAGGACAGCCAAACCCTGATCATCACCGGCAAGCAATATGGAACGACCAATCTCATCGTTCTGGATTCTGCGGGCGAACCCATCGCTGATGAACTGCTCAGCGTGTCCTCGGCACTGGAAAGCACGGTTACTGTCTATAAGGGAGCTGATCGCGTAACACTTCACTGCAATCCCGATTGCGAGCCGGTTTATCGAATTGGAGACAAGGCTGAAAGACTGAACGAGCTGGCGCAATCGGTCAGTGTCTACAACAAGGGGGCTCAGGAGCAGCCGGCTTCGCCGGAACTCAAATAG